ACTCATTCCATGAAAAGCATTAGAAAAACTTATGATATTTGTTCGTCCAGTCACCTTTCGAGCAATTTTCAGTGCACTTTCAACAGAATTTGTACCTGTTGGACCAGGAAACATAATTTTATAATTTAAATCACGTGGTTCCAAAATAATTTTGTTAAAGTGCTTTAAAAAATTCACTTTAGCACTTGTTCCCATATCAAGACTATGAATAATACCATCTTCTAAAAGATAATCTATTAATACCTGTTTCATTTTATCATCATTATGTCCATAATTAAGGGCACCAGCACCTGAGAAAAAGTCAATATACTCTTTTCCATCTACATCCCATAATTTATATCCTTTAGACTTAGTGAAGATCGTTGGAAAGCTTCTACTATAACTTCGAACTTGGGATTCCAGTTCATTAAATATATCCATTTTTGAACTAACTACCATAAAAGAGCACCTCCTAATTTTTCGTTTTTACTATACTCACAAAGAATAATGAAAAGTTATATAATTGCTATTGTAAATTTATACCGAATGCATTTCTTTATAGCGATGAGCTGCTATTGCTGCTTGACCAAGAGAGATTCCCCCATCATTGGTAGGTACTTGTTTGTGCATGTAAACCTCGAATTTACAAGCCTTAAGTGACTTATATGTTTCTACAAGTAAAAACTTATTTAAAAATACTCCCCCACTAAGAACTAGTGTATTAATCCCTGTTTCTTGACGAATTTGTTTACAGGTTTCTGTAATCATTTGAACCATTGTATAATGAAAACGATAGCTCAATTCACCCTTGGTATACTTATTTTTAAGTATCAAAGATACCAACTCTTTAAACATAGGTTTTATATCAATTTTTCTAATTCCATTCGAAGCAACTATTTCATAAGATAATAAAGGATTGGAAGAATTATTGATATCAATCGCTTGCTCCAACTCAATAGCAGCCTGCCCTTCATATTGGACTGTTTCACGGACACCCAATAGTGCTGAAACAGCATCAAAAAGCCTTCCCATACTTGAAGTAAGAGGAGAATTAATTCCTTTTTGAATCATTTTTATAAGTACATCTAGTTCAAAATTATTTCGCTCTGAAATTATCTTTATTGGTAATTCTTTGACTTGTTCACCATATATTTGCGTCAATATTCCTAAAGCAATTCTATACGGTTCTTTAACAGCTTTATCACCGCCTGGCAGCTGAAAGTAATCGATATATGCCGCTCTTTCATAATTAAGAAAATCACCGATTAAAAATTCTCCACCCCAAATATTCCCATCATCACCATAACCCGTACCATCTAAAATAACTCCTAAAACAGGACCATCTAATTGATTATCAACCATACAAGAAGCCATATGGGCATGATGATGCTGAACCTGTATAACTGGTAAAACTTTTTGATCAAATGCATATTTTGTACTATAAAAATCAGGATGAAGATCACTTGCAATTACAGAAGGACTGATTTCAAAGATTTTTTGTAAGTGAGCTATAGTATTTTTAAACGATTCATAAATTTTATAGTTTTTTAAATCGCCAATATGATGACTAATAAAAGCTTTTTCACCTTTAGTTAAGCAAATCGTATTCTTTAATTCTGCTCCTAAAGCTAGTACATTAGTTGATCCTTCTTTAAAATCAATTGGGTTTGGTACATAACCTCTAGCGCGACGAATTATTTGTAGTTTTGTTATTTCATCATCTAAATCAATACCCCTAACAATAGAGTCATCTACTCTAGTGAATATCTCCCTATTGTGTACTAAATAATAATCTGCAATTCCTTTTAGCTCCTCAATTGCATCTCCATCTTTATATACAATTGGTTCATCAGAAACATTGGCGCTCGTAGCTATTAATGCAATAAAATTCTCTCTTAAAATGAGATGATGAAGTGGTGTATAGGCTAACATTACCCCATAGGTATTATTATTAGGTGCAACATCTGAAGAAATATACTCATTTTTCTTTTTGTTCAATAGCACAATTGGTCGTTCTTTAGATACTAATAAAGCTTCTTCATTTTTTGTTATTTCAGCAAAATTTTTCACATCATCTAATTGAGATGACATTAAAGCAAAAGGTTTTTCATCCCGTTTTTTTCTTTTTCTTAATTCTTTTACAACTTCATGATTCATTGGATCTACAACTAAGTGATATCCACCTAACCCTTTAATAGCTAGGATTTTCCCCTTTTTTAACAAATCAATTGTTTTTTCTATTGGATTATCAGTGGGGACATTTGTACCATCTGCTGTTTTCAATTGAACTTGTGGTCCACATTTCCAGCAAGCATTTGGTTGTGCATGGAATCTCCGATCCAATATGTCTTTGTATTCTTTATCACACTCTTTGCACATAGGAAATTTTACCATTGTAGTATACGGTCTATCATAAGGAATATCTTTTATTATTGAATATCTAGGTCCACAATTTGTACAATTAATAAATGGATAACGAAACCTTCTATTCGTTGGATCAAATAATTCTTCTAAACATTCATTACATACATAAGTATCAGGAGATATTAAAGTTTGCCTACTGCTATGTTTTTGGCTACTCAAAATATCAAAAGAGCTATAACGATTATTAGATTCTTGTTCCTCTATCAATTTAACCTCTTGCACATAAGCCAATTCTGGGGAATTAAATTCTATGTCATGAATAAAATGCGTAATATTATTTTGTTCCCCTTCTACTTCTATAAGCACTCCATTTGAATCATTTAACACCCATCCGTTTAGATGATACTTTTTTGCTATTCTATATACGAAAGGTCTAAAACCAACACCTTGCACAATGCCTTTAACTTGATACTTTTTTATAAACACATTTATTACCTTTTTCATAAATTGTCTCCTAACATAATCGAGGTAATTCTGCCCCATATAATAACTCAATAAGTTTTAATTCACCTGATTTTGCTTCCATTAGCACTTGTCTTTCTTGTGTTTGAGTAACTTTACCAATTACCGCAGCTTCTTTACCATATTTAGTATTTTTTAGTACTCTCACAACTTCTTCACTTACCTCTGGAGACACAAACATACAAACATTACCCTCATTAGCTAGATACATAGGATTAACACCTAACATGTCGGCAGCCATAATAGTTTCTGCTAACATAGGAATATCTTTTTCTTGTATTTTTATTCCAGTATTAATTGTTTCTGAAACTTCATTTAAAACTGTACCTAACCCGCCTCTTGTAATATCTCGCATACAATGTATAGAATCACCAAAATGGTTTTTTAACTCTGAAATCATATGATTTAATGGTGCACAATCACTATTTATTCTCTGTTCAAACCCTAATCCTTCTCTTATGGAAAGGATATGTATACTATGGTTTCCTAGTTGTCCTGTTATAATGATATCGTCACCTTCTTGAATAGAATTTACTGAAAATGGTGATACATCTCCTTCAAAAACTCCTATTCCAGTTGTATTAATAAAGATTTTGTCTACTTCACCTTTTTTAACAACTTTTGTATCACCAGCAACAATATACACGCCAGCTTCTTTCGCGGTCTCTCTTATAGAATCTAATATTTCTTCCAAATCTTTAATTGGAAAACCCTCTTCTAGTACTAATGCCAATGATAGATAAAGTGGTTTTGCACCACTAACCGCTAAATCATTAACCGTTCCACAAACTGCTACTTTACCTATATTTCCTTCACCAAAAAAGATAGGATCAATAACAAAAGAGTCTGTTGTCATCGCCAATCTTCTACTACTTACCTCAAGAATGGCACTATCCTCCATTTTTCCAAGGTGAACATCTTCTAGTTTTGCAGTAATAATTGAACTAATTAAATCATGGCTCAATAGTCCTCCTGTTCCATGATCTAAAATTATATTTTCTAAATCTTTAGTTAATTTCATTTGTTAAAACTCCTTTTTATTTTTATTTTTGAAAAATAATATCACTTGCTACATAGAACAAGTGATATTACAACGTATTTACTTACGGAATTGCAACTCCATCAAAAGAAATATCTTCATTTTTAGAAATCGAATTGCAAATTTCCTCGATACTCATAATCTTTGCACAATATGAACCTAACCATTTTAAAGCACGTTCTTTATCTTCAGCCTTCGCTGAAACAACTGCATCTTCTGGTACGATTACATTATAACCACGGAAAAATCCATCCGCTGCAGTTGTTTGGACACAAATTTGAGTTTGCATACCCGTAATAATAATTGTATCTACTCCTAATTTTTTTAAGGTTTCATCAAGATGTGTCTCAAA
This Bacillus paramycoides DNA region includes the following protein-coding sequences:
- the hypF gene encoding carbamoyltransferase HypF, with the translated sequence MKKVINVFIKKYQVKGIVQGVGFRPFVYRIAKKYHLNGWVLNDSNGVLIEVEGEQNNITHFIHDIEFNSPELAYVQEVKLIEEQESNNRYSSFDILSSQKHSSRQTLISPDTYVCNECLEELFDPTNRRFRYPFINCTNCGPRYSIIKDIPYDRPYTTMVKFPMCKECDKEYKDILDRRFHAQPNACWKCGPQVQLKTADGTNVPTDNPIEKTIDLLKKGKILAIKGLGGYHLVVDPMNHEVVKELRKRKKRDEKPFALMSSQLDDVKNFAEITKNEEALLVSKERPIVLLNKKKNEYISSDVAPNNNTYGVMLAYTPLHHLILRENFIALIATSANVSDEPIVYKDGDAIEELKGIADYYLVHNREIFTRVDDSIVRGIDLDDEITKLQIIRRARGYVPNPIDFKEGSTNVLALGAELKNTICLTKGEKAFISHHIGDLKNYKIYESFKNTIAHLQKIFEISPSVIASDLHPDFYSTKYAFDQKVLPVIQVQHHHAHMASCMVDNQLDGPVLGVILDGTGYGDDGNIWGGEFLIGDFLNYERAAYIDYFQLPGGDKAVKEPYRIALGILTQIYGEQVKELPIKIISERNNFELDVLIKMIQKGINSPLTSSMGRLFDAVSALLGVRETVQYEGQAAIELEQAIDINNSSNPLLSYEIVASNGIRKIDIKPMFKELVSLILKNKYTKGELSYRFHYTMVQMITETCKQIRQETGINTLVLSGGVFLNKFLLVETYKSLKACKFEVYMHKQVPTNDGGISLGQAAIAAHRYKEMHSV
- the hypE gene encoding hydrogenase expression/formation protein HypE → MKLTKDLENIILDHGTGGLLSHDLISSIITAKLEDVHLGKMEDSAILEVSSRRLAMTTDSFVIDPIFFGEGNIGKVAVCGTVNDLAVSGAKPLYLSLALVLEEGFPIKDLEEILDSIRETAKEAGVYIVAGDTKVVKKGEVDKIFINTTGIGVFEGDVSPFSVNSIQEGDDIIITGQLGNHSIHILSIREGLGFEQRINSDCAPLNHMISELKNHFGDSIHCMRDITRGGLGTVLNEVSETINTGIKIQEKDIPMLAETIMAADMLGVNPMYLANEGNVCMFVSPEVSEEVVRVLKNTKYGKEAAVIGKVTQTQERQVLMEAKSGELKLIELLYGAELPRLC